One genomic region from Mastacembelus armatus chromosome 21, fMasArm1.2, whole genome shotgun sequence encodes:
- the LOC113123438 gene encoding protein FAM126B isoform X2 yields MLGSERGVVEEWLSEFKSLPETHIPSYAGSLHLKKSLVPALYRVIQDPNNELLEPVCHQLFELYRSAEDRLRRFTLQFLPELVWVYLRVTASRDRHSNGCIEALLLGIYNLEIMDKDGNSKLLSFTIPSLSKPSIYHEPSSLGSMALTEGALCQHDLIRVVYSGLHPQRETFTAQNRFEVLCFLMLCYNSAVVYMPLSSYQSVCRMSSRLCVCGFPRQQQKLWREPCNRVLLDPEFMVQMLTAVYHAIYNGEWEMGREALEDILYRAQLELYSQPLLLGNAMKNSLPESAPDEPRGRKVLQVEVTPTISRISISAITTASIRRHRWKREDADGMSGGEDSFNINEPDEGFSSGASNSSQPSGTKVGGSMGQRGGSLNSSSSSIKKAITARLSRDREREQEREREKEREKAAEKQAELSADHQVVVRRHHQRQQSPPASITLDAIQLSPIKKHLSFPAGPTLVRTGSTSSSKSFDCMNLNLNRSEDERAAILAKGGTDKEGGLPAGSGTHRHSTISLQEEHLIRPEDAQDLLSPGAPLTKQSRSPSFNMQIISQV; encoded by the exons tcTTTACCAGAAACCCACATCCCCAGTTATGCCGGCAGCCTTCATCTGAAGAAGTCACTGGTGCCGGCACTCTACAGAGTCATCCAGGACCCCAACAATGAG ctgctggagcCTGTTTGCCACCAGCTGTTTGAGCTGTACCGGAGCGCAGAAGACCGGTTGCGACGCTTCACCCTGCAGTTCCTGCCTGAGCTGGTGTGGGTATATCTACGGGTCACTGCCAGCAGGGATCGCCATAGCAATGGCTGTATTGAGGCCCTCCTCCTGGGCATCTATAACCTG GAGATCATGGACAAAGATGGCAACAGCAAGCTCCTCTCCTTCACAATCCCATCTCTGTCCAAACCATCGATATATCATGAG ccTTCTAGCCTGGGCTCCATGGCGTTGACAGAGGGGGCTCTCTGTCAACATGACCTCATCAGAGTGGTGTACAGCGGCCTCCACCCTCAGAGGGAGACCTTCACGGCTCAGAACAG GTTTGAAGTGCTGTGTTTCCTTATGCTCTGCTACAACTCCGCTGTGGTCTACATGCCCCTTTCTTCCTATCAGTCAGTCTGCAGAATGAGCTCACG GTTATGTGTATGTGGATTCCCACGGCAGCAGCAGAAGCTTTGGAGGGAACCGTGCAACCGTGTGCTGCTGGACCCCGAATTCATGGTGCAGATGCTGACTGCTGTTTATCATGCCAT ATACAATGGAGAGTGGGAGATGGGGCGGGAAGCTCTAGAGGACATTCTGTACAGAGCACAGCTGGAGCTTTATTCTCAGCCTCTACTG CTGGGGAACGCCATGAAGAACTCGCTGCCAGAAAGCGCTCCCGATGAACCACGGGGGCGCAAGGTGCTTCAGGTGGAGGTGACTCCCACCATTAGCCGCATCTCCATCTCGGCCATCACCACCGCTTCCATTCGGCGCCACCGCTGGAAGAGAGAGG ATGCCGATGGTATGAGCGGCGGAGAGGACTCCTTCAACATCAATGAGCCAGACGAGGGTTTCTCCTCAGGGGCGTCCAACAGCAGCCAGCCAAGCGGCACCAAGGTGGGCGGCAGCATGGGGCAGAGGGGTGGCAGcctaaacagcagcagcagcagcatcaagAAAGCCATCACAGCCCGGCTGTCTCgggacagggagagagagcaggagagggagagagaaaaggagagagagaaggcggCCGAAAAACAGGCAGAATTGTCAGCAGATCACCAGGTTGTAGTGAGGAGGCATCACCAGAGGCAGCAGTCACCTCCGGCCAGCATCACCTTGGATGCCATTCAGCTGAGCCCCATAAAGAAGCATCTGAGCTTCCCTGCGGGACCCACGTTGGTGCGGACTGGCAGCACCTCCTCCAGCAAGTCCTTTGACTGCATGAATTTAAATCTGAACAGAAGTGAGGACGAGCGAGCGGCGATTCTGGCGAAGGGAGGCACTGATAAGGAAGGAGGGCTTCCAGCAGGCAGCGGCACCCACCGCCACTCCACCATTAGCCTGCAGGAGGAGCACCTCATCAGGCCAGAGGATGCCCAGGACCTCCTGTCTCCTGGAGCTCCTCTCACCAAGCAGTCACGCTCCCCGAGCTTCAACATGCAGATCATATCACAGGTCTAA
- the LOC113123438 gene encoding protein FAM126B isoform X1, whose protein sequence is MLGSERGVVEEWLSEFKSLPETHIPSYAGSLHLKKSLVPALYRVIQDPNNELLEPVCHQLFELYRSAEDRLRRFTLQFLPELVWVYLRVTASRDRHSNGCIEALLLGIYNLEIMDKDGNSKLLSFTIPSLSKPSIYHEPSSLGSMALTEGALCQHDLIRVVYSGLHPQRETFTAQNRFEVLCFLMLCYNSAVVYMPLSSYQSVCRMSSRLCVCGFPRQQQKLWREPCNRVLLDPEFMVQMLTAVYHAIYNGEWEMGREALEDILYRAQLELYSQPLLLGNAMKNSLPESAPDEPRGRKVLQVEVTPTISRISISAITTASIRRHRWKREDCFDYSSDAELSLTVNPPSLAQHNHHIPWDAAAKEKSGEQASSHHSSSSSIIPPITLEDADGMSGGEDSFNINEPDEGFSSGASNSSQPSGTKVGGSMGQRGGSLNSSSSSIKKAITARLSRDREREQEREREKEREKAAEKQAELSADHQVVVRRHHQRQQSPPASITLDAIQLSPIKKHLSFPAGPTLVRTGSTSSSKSFDCMNLNLNRSEDERAAILAKGGTDKEGGLPAGSGTHRHSTISLQEEHLIRPEDAQDLLSPGAPLTKQSRSPSFNMQIISQV, encoded by the exons tcTTTACCAGAAACCCACATCCCCAGTTATGCCGGCAGCCTTCATCTGAAGAAGTCACTGGTGCCGGCACTCTACAGAGTCATCCAGGACCCCAACAATGAG ctgctggagcCTGTTTGCCACCAGCTGTTTGAGCTGTACCGGAGCGCAGAAGACCGGTTGCGACGCTTCACCCTGCAGTTCCTGCCTGAGCTGGTGTGGGTATATCTACGGGTCACTGCCAGCAGGGATCGCCATAGCAATGGCTGTATTGAGGCCCTCCTCCTGGGCATCTATAACCTG GAGATCATGGACAAAGATGGCAACAGCAAGCTCCTCTCCTTCACAATCCCATCTCTGTCCAAACCATCGATATATCATGAG ccTTCTAGCCTGGGCTCCATGGCGTTGACAGAGGGGGCTCTCTGTCAACATGACCTCATCAGAGTGGTGTACAGCGGCCTCCACCCTCAGAGGGAGACCTTCACGGCTCAGAACAG GTTTGAAGTGCTGTGTTTCCTTATGCTCTGCTACAACTCCGCTGTGGTCTACATGCCCCTTTCTTCCTATCAGTCAGTCTGCAGAATGAGCTCACG GTTATGTGTATGTGGATTCCCACGGCAGCAGCAGAAGCTTTGGAGGGAACCGTGCAACCGTGTGCTGCTGGACCCCGAATTCATGGTGCAGATGCTGACTGCTGTTTATCATGCCAT ATACAATGGAGAGTGGGAGATGGGGCGGGAAGCTCTAGAGGACATTCTGTACAGAGCACAGCTGGAGCTTTATTCTCAGCCTCTACTG CTGGGGAACGCCATGAAGAACTCGCTGCCAGAAAGCGCTCCCGATGAACCACGGGGGCGCAAGGTGCTTCAGGTGGAGGTGACTCCCACCATTAGCCGCATCTCCATCTCGGCCATCACCACCGCTTCCATTCGGCGCCACCGCTGGAAGAGAGAGG ATTGTTTTGACTACTCAAGCGATGCAGAGTTGAGCCTCACCGTCAATCCTCCTAGCCTCGCCCAGCACAACCACCACATTCCCTGGGATGCAGCAGCCAAAGAGAAGAGCGGGGAGCAGGCTAGCagccaccacagcagcagcagcagcatcattcCCCCCATCACACTTGAGG ATGCCGATGGTATGAGCGGCGGAGAGGACTCCTTCAACATCAATGAGCCAGACGAGGGTTTCTCCTCAGGGGCGTCCAACAGCAGCCAGCCAAGCGGCACCAAGGTGGGCGGCAGCATGGGGCAGAGGGGTGGCAGcctaaacagcagcagcagcagcatcaagAAAGCCATCACAGCCCGGCTGTCTCgggacagggagagagagcaggagagggagagagaaaaggagagagagaaggcggCCGAAAAACAGGCAGAATTGTCAGCAGATCACCAGGTTGTAGTGAGGAGGCATCACCAGAGGCAGCAGTCACCTCCGGCCAGCATCACCTTGGATGCCATTCAGCTGAGCCCCATAAAGAAGCATCTGAGCTTCCCTGCGGGACCCACGTTGGTGCGGACTGGCAGCACCTCCTCCAGCAAGTCCTTTGACTGCATGAATTTAAATCTGAACAGAAGTGAGGACGAGCGAGCGGCGATTCTGGCGAAGGGAGGCACTGATAAGGAAGGAGGGCTTCCAGCAGGCAGCGGCACCCACCGCCACTCCACCATTAGCCTGCAGGAGGAGCACCTCATCAGGCCAGAGGATGCCCAGGACCTCCTGTCTCCTGGAGCTCCTCTCACCAAGCAGTCACGCTCCCCGAGCTTCAACATGCAGATCATATCACAGGTCTAA